The proteins below are encoded in one region of Ferroplasma acidiphilum:
- a CDS encoding tRNA uridine(34) 5-carboxymethylaminomethyl modification radical SAM/GNAT enzyme Elp3, which translates to MDFYDQITSLIVNGKIKDKDQLQREKLLLSKKFNLDVVPSDVEILNYGDNRRFVQLLRKKPTRTVSGVAVVAAMTSPEACPHGKCIFCPGGIDSNSPQSYTGYEPSALRGRTNYYDSYNIAFSRLKQLETIGHDTSKVDLIVMGGTFTARSREYQEEFVKGCIDGMNRKISPTLDQAILENEFSQRRCVGMTIETKPDWFNEREIDEALSYGTTKVELGIQVLNDRILRLNRRGHGVEEIVRSTQLARDAGLKVLYHLMPGMYGSSYKEDIKSFDMVMGDERFRPDMLKIYPTLVVKNTALYKYWKEGKYIPYDTEKVVRMVTYFMKNMPPWVRVMRMQRDIPVNFIEAGVKRSDLHNLVDLEMEEMGIKTMEIRSREVGIMKDSFGNDYTLTRRNYRASGGDEIFLSFESSNGDIIGYLRLRIPSEMAHRKEVLSSSVIREIKVMGNIVPIGEESGENWQHHGFGKKLLDEAERISLEEYGKKRIIVISGIGVRNYFRKYGYERLGPYMAKEIS; encoded by the coding sequence ATGGATTTTTATGATCAGATAACTTCTCTAATAGTTAACGGGAAAATTAAGGATAAGGATCAGCTTCAGAGAGAGAAACTCTTATTATCAAAAAAATTCAATCTCGACGTTGTTCCCAGTGATGTAGAAATTCTTAATTATGGAGATAATAGAAGATTTGTGCAGTTGCTGAGGAAGAAACCTACCAGGACTGTGTCAGGAGTTGCGGTTGTGGCGGCTATGACATCCCCTGAAGCTTGCCCCCACGGCAAATGTATTTTCTGCCCTGGTGGAATTGATAGCAATTCTCCCCAATCATATACAGGGTATGAGCCATCTGCCCTCAGGGGAAGGACAAATTATTATGATTCTTATAATATTGCATTCAGCAGGCTAAAACAGCTGGAAACAATAGGCCATGATACCAGTAAAGTTGATTTAATAGTCATGGGTGGTACATTTACCGCCAGATCCAGAGAATACCAGGAAGAATTTGTTAAAGGATGCATTGATGGAATGAACAGGAAAATATCCCCTACGCTGGACCAGGCAATACTGGAAAATGAATTTTCACAGAGGCGCTGTGTTGGCATGACTATTGAAACAAAGCCTGACTGGTTCAACGAGAGGGAAATAGATGAGGCGTTATCCTACGGGACAACTAAGGTTGAGCTTGGCATTCAGGTACTTAATGACAGGATACTCAGGCTTAACAGAAGAGGGCATGGAGTGGAAGAAATAGTGAGGTCAACCCAGCTCGCAAGGGATGCGGGATTGAAGGTTTTATATCACCTTATGCCAGGAATGTACGGGTCGTCCTATAAAGAGGATATAAAAAGCTTTGATATGGTTATGGGTGATGAGAGGTTCAGGCCAGATATGCTAAAGATATATCCAACGCTCGTTGTAAAAAATACAGCATTGTATAAGTACTGGAAAGAAGGAAAATACATACCATACGATACTGAAAAGGTAGTCAGGATGGTTACCTATTTTATGAAAAACATGCCACCATGGGTAAGGGTAATGAGGATGCAGAGGGATATACCTGTTAATTTTATTGAGGCAGGGGTAAAGAGGAGTGACCTGCATAACCTTGTTGACCTGGAAATGGAGGAAATGGGAATAAAAACTATGGAAATTAGAAGCCGGGAAGTTGGAATAATGAAAGATTCCTTTGGAAATGATTATACCCTCACAAGAAGGAATTACAGGGCATCCGGCGGTGATGAAATATTCCTTTCCTTTGAGAGTTCGAATGGTGATATTATTGGATACCTCAGGCTTAGAATTCCATCAGAAATGGCACATCGCAAGGAAGTTCTATCCTCATCAGTGATAAGGGAAATAAAGGTTATGGGAAATATAGTACCGATAGGTGAAGAGTCCGGAGAAAACTGGCAGCACCATGGATTCGGGAAAAAACTGCTGGATGAAGCCGAAAGGATATCACTTGAGGAATATGGTAAAAAGCGTATAATTGTAATCAGTGGAATAGGAGTTAGAAACTATTTCAGGAAATATGGATATGAAAGGCTGGGTCCCTATATGGCCAAGGAAATTTCTTAA
- a CDS encoding class II aldolase/adducin family protein, whose product MLYSEEREIVLNACREMVSSNLTVGSWGNISLRAKDGNIVITPSGTNYNKSNAEDMVITDIDGKVIDGKLKPSSERLMHYEIYKNRADVMAIVHTHSIYSSVLAVTGDGIPPVTEDTAMLLGNRVNVSRYALTGTMELARYVVEGLELNNATIMKNHGAVSVGTDMERAIIASQVLEKSARIFVTAKMIGEVNILPPEDVIKLRGMSEGYLNQWKNWK is encoded by the coding sequence ATGCTTTATTCAGAAGAAAGAGAAATTGTTTTAAATGCCTGCAGGGAAATGGTAAGCAGCAATCTTACTGTCGGTTCATGGGGGAATATCAGTTTGAGGGCCAAAGATGGCAATATAGTTATTACGCCAAGTGGTACAAACTATAATAAAAGCAATGCAGAGGATATGGTTATCACCGATATTGATGGTAAAGTGATAGACGGAAAATTAAAGCCTTCAAGTGAGCGCCTGATGCATTATGAAATATATAAAAATAGGGCTGATGTAATGGCAATAGTACACACACATTCTATATATTCTTCAGTACTGGCAGTTACCGGTGACGGCATTCCTCCTGTGACAGAGGACACGGCAATGCTGTTGGGAAACCGGGTGAATGTATCCCGTTACGCTTTAACAGGGACCATGGAATTAGCCAGATATGTTGTTGAAGGGCTGGAGTTGAATAACGCTACCATAATGAAAAATCACGGGGCTGTATCTGTTGGCACAGACATGGAGAGAGCAATTATAGCATCCCAGGTTCTTGAAAAATCAGCAAGAATTTTCGTTACAGCAAAAATGATAGGAGAAGTAAATATACTACCTCCAGAGGATGTAATAAAACTAAGGGGAATGTCAGAAGGTTATCTGAATCAGTGGAAGAACTGGAAATAA
- a CDS encoding universal stress protein, with amino-acid sequence MFESSRSYYLKIDHLIIPMFKGTNSSKVLKMSYDMAKANNSEITAITIREKNDPIDISGRLGVVTTAYNEGKKAGIKVIPKIQTFDNAREGLVMETSGHYYDLLILSTRKRSMLSSSIFGNIGDYVLKNSSIPVAILSSGERGYPYSNIMLPLSESINTRAAVFFALQLAKLNRSNVTILDLRKYDKNPVHGFKALMENPGILSESKIEIRIVRSGGFTGIKEEVGNYIKSDNPDCIVVGTSRSHNIRMTSDIKFIIKEPEIDTILVKK; translated from the coding sequence ATGTTTGAGTCTTCAAGGTCATATTACCTGAAAATAGACCACTTAATAATTCCAATGTTCAAAGGCACCAATTCCAGCAAGGTTTTAAAAATGTCATATGATATGGCTAAAGCTAATAATTCAGAAATAACTGCTATAACCATCAGGGAAAAAAATGACCCGATAGACATTTCCGGGAGGCTTGGTGTAGTAACTACTGCCTACAACGAGGGGAAAAAAGCAGGAATAAAGGTCATACCAAAAATCCAAACATTTGATAATGCAAGGGAAGGGCTGGTTATGGAAACATCGGGCCATTATTATGACCTTCTTATACTTTCAACAAGAAAAAGGTCAATGCTTTCAAGCTCAATTTTTGGCAATATAGGAGATTATGTATTGAAAAACTCCTCAATACCAGTGGCAATCTTGAGTTCAGGGGAGAGAGGTTATCCATATAGCAATATTATGTTGCCACTTTCCGAATCTATTAATACAAGGGCGGCCGTATTTTTTGCCCTTCAACTTGCAAAACTTAACCGGTCAAATGTTACAATACTGGATTTGCGGAAATATGACAAAAATCCGGTTCATGGTTTTAAAGCACTGATGGAAAATCCTGGCATACTATCTGAAAGCAAGATAGAAATAAGAATTGTGCGGTCCGGTGGCTTCACAGGAATAAAAGAAGAGGTTGGAAATTATATTAAATCCGATAACCCGGATTGTATAGTGGTTGGGACTAGCAGATCACACAATATAAGAATGACATCAGATATCAAGTTTATAATTAAAGAACCGGAAATTGACACAATTCTTGTTAAAAAATAA
- a CDS encoding ABC transporter permease has translation MSKTSTIYLQYIKNYYRSRSFFLMLFLILLIGSMMSYFSFKYVNDLPSFLGGTVFPASMKVNVFYYLWTLVLLYIPVFASVFFGSPAISSEIENKTAYFIFPLPINRYKLFFGKYFAAFTVTMFIVGIYLIFEVFTLSYLLGAIPATYFSYSFIMLVLFILSIMSVTFLISAIFNKNTYAYITVFVIYYIFFEAGSFIIELLYKYTPVYFLNDAASIIERVYININPGNAFVSHIDINPASFSEIMLSALIMVIYAVIALVIGMLLFDKKEVS, from the coding sequence ATGTCAAAAACCTCTACTATTTATTTACAGTACATTAAAAACTATTACAGATCCAGAAGTTTCTTCCTGATGCTTTTCCTTATACTGCTTATAGGTTCAATGATGTCATATTTTTCATTTAAATATGTAAATGATCTTCCATCGTTCCTGGGCGGCACTGTATTCCCGGCCTCTATGAAGGTTAATGTATTCTATTATCTCTGGACACTTGTACTCTTATATATACCTGTATTTGCATCAGTATTCTTCGGGTCTCCTGCCATATCCAGCGAGATAGAAAACAAAACAGCATATTTTATATTTCCATTGCCAATTAATAGATACAAATTATTCTTTGGAAAATATTTTGCAGCATTCACAGTTACAATGTTTATTGTTGGAATATACCTGATATTCGAAGTTTTTACATTATCATACCTTTTAGGTGCTATACCGGCCACCTATTTTTCATACTCGTTCATAATGCTGGTTCTGTTCATATTAAGCATAATGTCTGTAACTTTCCTTATAAGTGCAATATTCAATAAAAACACATATGCATACATTACAGTTTTTGTTATATATTACATATTTTTTGAAGCAGGCTCCTTTATTATAGAATTATTATACAAATATACTCCGGTATATTTCCTGAATGATGCAGCCAGCATCATAGAAAGGGTATATATAAACATAAACCCTGGCAATGCATTTGTAAGCCATATAGATATTAATCCTGCATCATTTTCTGAAATAATGCTTTCTGCCCTTATAATGGTGATATATGCGGTAATAGCACTGGTAATAGGCATGTTGCTGTTCGATAAAAAGGAGGTGTCCTGA
- a CDS encoding ABC transporter ATP-binding protein codes for MEIYLDSLTKNYRKIKALDSINLKIEGHGCTGLLGPNGAGKTTMLKLCTNIIKPSHGKVELNNVNVAIYPEKALEPVGALIEQPEFYSYLTGYEILEFTSKIKGIGKDEFKSEMKRLGELTGIDAYADRKTGTYSRGMKQRLALSVAMLGNPEIIILDEPTFGLDPKGMVDVRNIIKDIAKEHLVLLSTHLISEARELCDRTIIINGGKIEYDSAMSAERSLLKITATNSIDITGDKIKDYSRDGNVFIIEKNPSFSNYDIIGDLIKQGLKIEYVEKFDNLENIYVSVIGGKAKDNNFS; via the coding sequence ATGGAAATATATCTTGACAGTTTAACAAAAAATTATAGAAAGATAAAGGCACTTGATTCAATAAACCTTAAAATAGAAGGGCATGGGTGTACCGGACTGCTTGGCCCCAATGGAGCAGGAAAAACTACAATGTTAAAACTGTGCACGAACATAATAAAACCGTCACATGGCAAGGTTGAATTAAATAATGTAAATGTTGCAATTTATCCAGAAAAGGCACTTGAACCTGTTGGTGCACTTATCGAACAGCCAGAGTTTTACAGTTACCTTACAGGATATGAGATTCTGGAATTTACATCAAAGATAAAAGGTATCGGGAAGGACGAATTCAAATCAGAGATGAAACGCCTCGGGGAACTTACCGGGATAGATGCATATGCCGATAGAAAAACCGGCACCTATTCACGCGGGATGAAACAGAGGCTTGCATTATCAGTGGCAATGCTTGGAAACCCGGAAATAATAATACTTGATGAACCTACTTTCGGTCTTGATCCAAAGGGCATGGTTGATGTGAGGAATATTATAAAAGATATAGCTAAGGAGCATCTAGTTCTTCTGAGCACCCACCTGATTTCTGAAGCGCGTGAGTTATGTGACAGGACTATAATTATTAACGGCGGGAAAATAGAATATGATTCAGCTATGTCTGCTGAGCGGAGTTTATTAAAAATTACAGCCACGAACAGTATCGACATAACCGGTGACAAAATAAAAGATTATTCCCGGGATGGAAATGTGTTTATAATTGAGAAAAACCCAAGCTTCAGCAATTACGATATAATAGGTGATTTAATTAAGCAGGGGCTTAAAATAGAATATGTGGAAAAATTCGATAATCTTGAAAATATTTATGTTTCAGTGATAGGAGGAAAGGCTAAAGATAATAATTTTTCATAA
- a CDS encoding ribbon-helix-helix domain-containing protein has product MTEKSEKLTIRISNDELEEIDSFLSYNSNYASRSEFIRMAVLEYISIKRIGIITKNNSIHPDPLIEKAISKMVSAGFYKSIDDAYEEIIKEAWRQNLISGMLKATGDEFSKIEKILEEEKRYDKL; this is encoded by the coding sequence ATGACAGAAAAGAGTGAAAAGCTCACCATACGTATATCTAATGACGAACTTGAAGAAATAGATTCTTTTCTCTCATACAACAGCAATTATGCGAGCCGGTCAGAATTTATACGAATGGCTGTATTAGAATACATTTCCATAAAAAGGATAGGGATAATCACCAAAAATAACAGTATCCATCCGGATCCACTTATTGAAAAAGCAATTAGCAAAATGGTGTCAGCTGGATTCTACAAAAGCATAGATGACGCATATGAGGAAATAATAAAGGAAGCATGGAGGCAAAATCTGATATCTGGGATGTTGAAAGCCACCGGTGATGAATTTAGCAAAATTGAAAAAATACTTGAGGAGGAAAAAAGATATGATAAATTATGA